From Methanospirillum lacunae, one genomic window encodes:
- a CDS encoding aconitase X, producing the protein MFLTAEEEAVLAGEEGPTRQQLMEILVAMGKVFEAEKMVPIRSAQVSGASYKTIGRWGLEWLSSLDAKASVPAILNPVGMDRIRWKEMDIDPVFAKNQLDVIAAYERLGIRLECTCTPYYLTITEYGDHLAWSESSAVAYANSVIGARTNREGGPSALAAAILGRTPAYGLHLVENRTPVFTFHVEGAPEKTDESWYGALGYLAGKIAGNRVPIFTGIRPSRDQLKNLGAAMAATGATALYHVQDITPEARVFKFDTTSLESITITASEVADVYSSAEPDAVAIGCPHCSDEELTKIAEKLQGCRVKKPLYVFAARDVITRSAKAVGTIEKSGAKVYADTCMVVSPALEQYKTIMVSSGKALSYVPNMCGAASVIGTLDDCLSAACR; encoded by the coding sequence ATGTTTCTGACCGCTGAAGAAGAGGCAGTCCTTGCGGGCGAAGAGGGACCAACCCGCCAGCAGCTGATGGAGATCCTGGTTGCGATGGGAAAGGTCTTTGAGGCAGAGAAGATGGTTCCCATCCGCAGCGCCCAGGTGTCAGGTGCATCATACAAGACGATTGGCAGATGGGGACTTGAATGGCTCTCGAGTCTTGATGCCAAAGCCAGTGTTCCTGCAATCCTCAACCCTGTTGGTATGGACCGGATCAGGTGGAAAGAGATGGATATCGATCCTGTCTTTGCCAAAAACCAACTTGATGTGATTGCAGCCTACGAACGGCTTGGTATCAGGCTTGAATGTACCTGCACACCCTACTACCTGACAATCACAGAGTATGGTGATCATCTCGCCTGGTCTGAATCATCAGCGGTTGCGTATGCAAACTCTGTCATCGGAGCACGGACTAACCGGGAAGGAGGCCCTTCTGCTCTTGCAGCTGCAATTCTTGGAAGAACTCCCGCGTATGGTCTGCACCTTGTTGAAAACCGGACCCCGGTGTTTACCTTTCATGTAGAAGGTGCTCCTGAAAAGACTGATGAGTCCTGGTATGGTGCCCTCGGGTATCTTGCCGGAAAGATTGCAGGAAACCGGGTGCCAATATTTACAGGAATCAGACCCTCACGTGATCAACTCAAAAACCTGGGAGCAGCAATGGCAGCAACCGGGGCTACAGCCCTGTATCACGTCCAGGATATCACTCCTGAAGCCCGGGTGTTCAAGTTTGATACTACATCCCTGGAATCGATAACCATCACTGCATCAGAAGTTGCAGATGTGTATTCATCAGCTGAACCGGATGCTGTTGCCATCGGCTGTCCACACTGTTCAGATGAAGAACTCACAAAGATAGCGGAAAAACTACAGGGGTGCAGGGTGAAAAAACCGCTTTATGTTTTTGCTGCCCGTGATGTCATCACACGATCCGCAAAGGCGGTGGGGACCATTGAGAAGAGCGGTGCGAAGGTGTATGCAGATACCTGCATGGTTGTCTCTCCTGCACTTGAACAATATAAGACCATCATGGTCTCGAGCGGAAAGGCACTTTCATATGTCCCAAATATGTGCGGTGCAGCCTCTGTCATTGGGACACTTGATGACTGTCTCTCTGCGGCCTGCCGATAG
- a CDS encoding UbiX family flavin prenyltransferase produces the protein MTRKFVIGVSGASGMIYASRLLHHLSPVAEVHLVVSPVAGEIAAHEGVSLSGFPVTLHRFDDLAAPIASGSFRHDGMVIVPCSMKTLASVANGITPNLVTRAADVTLKERRPCILLLRENPLSRIHITNMLTAHDAGATIMVASPPFYSRPVTIEDLVDAVVSRIIDHLGVEIEITSRWSGYE, from the coding sequence ATGACCAGAAAATTTGTTATCGGGGTGTCGGGGGCAAGTGGCATGATCTATGCATCCCGGCTTTTGCATCATCTCTCACCGGTTGCCGAGGTTCATCTTGTAGTCAGCCCGGTGGCAGGAGAGATCGCTGCCCATGAGGGGGTCTCTCTCTCCGGGTTTCCTGTCACTCTCCACCGGTTTGATGATCTTGCTGCACCAATTGCAAGTGGATCGTTCAGACATGATGGTATGGTCATCGTTCCGTGTAGTATGAAGACCCTTGCCTCGGTGGCAAATGGAATAACCCCAAACCTGGTGACGCGTGCAGCTGATGTCACCCTGAAGGAACGCAGACCTTGTATTCTCCTGCTCAGGGAGAATCCGCTCTCCCGGATACATATCACCAATATGCTTACTGCCCATGATGCAGGAGCGACTATCATGGTAGCAAGCCCGCCTTTTTACAGCAGACCGGTTACCATAGAAGATCTGGTGGACGCCGTTGTCTCCCGGATTATTGATCATCTCGGTGTTGAGATCGAGATAACAAGCAGATGGAGTGGATACGAATGA
- a CDS encoding PKD domain-containing protein, with protein sequence MMKIWRYLPYMTVILLCLCGTAVIAELTLTTGTPAVQSDTVNPAAQSDASGISIMAAASDPDAYTLKNTLTLGSVQYILTRDQCGGSKKQITTGKLKRVHPKVYDNGVVYEEWNAGSSQVGKYDFSTGSSGIVNPSSQQQTYPDGSNRMIAYEQDASPGTSIKNIFVYDTQSQTSFQVSPSTSNQNQPAISGRYVVWQDWSSGNADIALADLNSRKVDLNSGKYDVNSNKVNLICNDLGDQSKPDISGNYVVWEDWRNGNADVYMYDISAEKEYQLTSDSSDQKNPKISGNIVVWEDTRNGGSDIYGMDLRNLHEVRLSGTGNAYSPDVSGVLVAWEDRSGSNADIMLLDLITGRIYNLGNDQFDQKAPSIYGDYVAWEDYSSGNPNIYVMQLSGSGISTGTGRTPSGNYYFYGAAYRAGNPIPLGSTITAMVDGESTARSSFTLDKDGAYGSKDGKYFNIPIYSDDVGKKLTFYVDGAPADNSIVITTAGGTQMLDLNVSGTTSIISSPVQGTQTGKYQFYGAITNAGTAIPVGSTITAMVEGSTDVRGSFTVDKDGAYGAQGSKYFDVPVYSGDVGKKLTFYVDGVPIDQTLVIGKDGGIQSLDLSSSYGSRVNSYQFSGNAKLNSQNAPSGTTLYALIDGRVRGQASVYTTGQYSGLNVPVYSPDVGKYITFAATYNGITYSSGQQVQVSSRSSGGVGLMSVGTVSAESVISQNLDLSFTSSSSTLNQYVLSGTALIGNQYASSGTIITALVGNVGRAQTTVSSPGQYSGLTVPIYSSDAGQYMTFTASYNGATYTTSQQYLVGSTGTSTGTNTGTGGVSLMSLGSTGGVSAEGTITQRLDLTFSSSSSPSQSKYCFYGMATIGGSPLDNGRIIYAVVDGQARGQITVSSAGQYGSANGPYLEVPIYQGDVGKKISFQTDTGSEADQTQLIVNGLILPKNLNFSTQPVGYVEFTATPVQGSAPLSVKFLDKSTGNPKSHYWDFGDGTTSTDSNPVHVYQHDGLYSVGEVVGYWNGQSKTAVKQNYIAVGAVTPPSAQIGLNPGWNFISTPKMLVDGMNSAKGVFGRIDVGGHSIFSYNPRAKTWSTVTADMTIKPLDAFWIYSTKKDALNLYFADDALQIPQTKKLVKGWNTFGVTNLNTISAYNTLLSIRDKWVYVIGYDSASQRFQNTIMNVPDSSQGSLYPGYGYWIYMSDDGDLAAAGI encoded by the coding sequence ATGATGAAGATTTGGAGATATCTGCCCTATATGACGGTGATTCTTCTCTGTCTCTGCGGGACCGCAGTGATAGCAGAGTTGACACTCACCACCGGAACACCGGCCGTACAGTCCGACACGGTTAATCCGGCAGCACAGAGCGATGCCAGTGGCATATCAATTATGGCTGCGGCATCAGATCCTGATGCATACACTCTGAAGAACACACTAACACTTGGATCTGTTCAGTATATCCTCACGAGAGACCAGTGCGGAGGATCAAAGAAACAGATCACAACCGGCAAGCTGAAACGTGTTCATCCAAAGGTCTATGACAATGGGGTCGTGTACGAGGAATGGAATGCGGGATCATCCCAGGTAGGGAAGTATGATTTCAGCACCGGATCATCGGGGATCGTAAATCCGTCAAGTCAGCAGCAGACGTACCCTGACGGATCAAACCGAATGATAGCCTATGAACAGGATGCATCCCCTGGCACTTCGATAAAGAATATCTTCGTGTATGATACTCAGAGTCAGACTTCTTTCCAGGTCTCACCGAGTACATCTAACCAGAATCAGCCTGCAATTTCAGGGAGATATGTCGTCTGGCAGGACTGGAGTTCAGGGAATGCAGACATTGCTCTTGCAGATCTCAACAGCCGTAAGGTTGATCTGAACAGTGGGAAATACGACGTAAACAGCAACAAGGTAAACCTGATCTGTAATGATCTCGGAGATCAGAGCAAGCCCGATATATCAGGAAATTATGTCGTGTGGGAAGACTGGAGAAATGGAAATGCTGATGTCTATATGTATGATATCAGTGCCGAAAAGGAATACCAACTGACATCAGACAGTTCAGATCAGAAGAATCCAAAGATCAGCGGAAATATTGTTGTCTGGGAAGATACCCGCAATGGCGGATCCGATATCTACGGAATGGATCTGAGAAATCTGCATGAAGTCCGCCTTTCAGGTACAGGAAATGCATATAGTCCGGATGTTTCAGGTGTTCTCGTTGCCTGGGAGGATCGCTCAGGAAGTAACGCAGATATCATGCTCCTCGACCTGATCACCGGAAGAATATACAACCTCGGCAACGATCAGTTTGATCAGAAAGCACCATCCATATACGGGGATTACGTTGCCTGGGAAGATTACAGTTCAGGCAACCCGAACATTTACGTCATGCAACTGAGTGGCTCGGGAATCAGTACAGGAACCGGACGGACACCCAGTGGAAATTACTACTTTTACGGTGCTGCTTATCGTGCAGGAAATCCGATACCCCTTGGATCGACAATTACTGCAATGGTTGATGGTGAAAGTACTGCCAGATCCAGTTTCACCCTTGACAAGGATGGGGCATATGGATCAAAGGACGGAAAATACTTTAATATCCCGATTTACTCCGACGATGTAGGAAAGAAACTCACGTTTTACGTTGATGGAGCACCCGCTGATAACTCCATCGTAATAACGACAGCCGGGGGAACCCAGATGCTGGATCTAAACGTTTCTGGTACTACCAGTATCATATCCAGCCCTGTTCAGGGAACACAGACTGGTAAGTACCAATTTTATGGGGCCATAACCAACGCAGGAACTGCGATCCCCGTTGGATCAACAATCACGGCTATGGTTGAGGGGTCAACTGATGTCCGTGGCAGTTTCACCGTTGACAAAGACGGAGCATACGGGGCACAGGGCAGCAAATACTTTGATGTTCCGGTTTACTCAGGTGATGTTGGAAAGAAACTCACATTCTACGTAGACGGTGTACCGATCGATCAGACGCTGGTAATTGGAAAAGATGGGGGAATCCAGTCACTGGATCTGAGTTCATCGTATGGTTCGAGAGTGAACAGTTACCAGTTTTCAGGTAATGCAAAGTTGAACTCACAGAATGCTCCAAGTGGAACTACCCTGTATGCATTGATTGACGGAAGAGTCAGAGGGCAAGCTTCAGTGTATACAACAGGCCAGTACTCAGGGCTTAATGTCCCTGTCTACTCACCCGATGTAGGGAAGTATATCACATTCGCTGCAACATACAACGGAATTACCTACTCCTCAGGCCAGCAGGTTCAGGTCAGTTCACGTAGTAGTGGAGGAGTGGGCCTGATGTCAGTCGGAACTGTATCTGCAGAGTCGGTGATATCACAGAATCTTGATCTCTCGTTTACATCATCCTCATCCACCCTGAATCAGTATGTTCTGAGTGGAACTGCCTTAATCGGGAACCAATATGCCTCGAGCGGAACAATCATCACTGCTCTTGTGGGCAACGTTGGCAGAGCACAGACAACTGTAAGTTCACCGGGTCAGTATTCAGGCCTAACCGTCCCAATATACTCATCAGATGCAGGTCAGTACATGACCTTCACGGCATCATACAATGGGGCCACGTATACAACATCCCAGCAGTACCTGGTCGGAAGTACTGGGACAAGCACAGGCACAAACACCGGAACTGGAGGCGTTAGCCTCATGTCTCTTGGATCCACCGGCGGGGTATCAGCAGAAGGAACAATAACCCAGCGCCTGGATCTGACATTCAGTTCCTCTTCCTCTCCATCCCAATCCAAGTACTGCTTCTATGGTATGGCTACCATTGGAGGTTCCCCTCTTGATAACGGACGGATCATCTATGCTGTTGTCGACGGCCAGGCACGTGGCCAGATAACAGTAAGCTCTGCCGGGCAGTATGGTTCTGCAAACGGTCCGTACCTTGAGGTTCCAATCTACCAGGGTGATGTAGGTAAGAAGATCAGTTTCCAGACCGATACAGGATCTGAAGCAGACCAGACACAGTTAATTGTGAACGGTCTCATTCTGCCAAAAAATCTAAATTTCTCAACTCAACCAGTTGGTTACGTTGAGTTTACAGCAACTCCGGTACAGGGAAGCGCTCCACTTTCAGTAAAATTCCTTGACAAATCAACAGGGAATCCAAAATCACACTACTGGGACTTTGGCGACGGGACAACATCCACTGACTCCAATCCTGTTCATGTCTACCAGCATGATGGACTGTACTCTGTTGGTGAGGTGGTCGGATACTGGAATGGACAGTCCAAGACAGCAGTCAAGCAGAATTATATCGCAGTCGGGGCAGTCACTCCTCCAAGTGCACAGATCGGACTGAACCCGGGATGGAACTTTATATCCACCCCGAAGATGCTTGTTGACGGAATGAACAGTGCAAAAGGAGTATTCGGAAGAATAGACGTAGGTGGACACAGTATCTTCAGTTACAACCCACGTGCAAAAACCTGGAGCACAGTAACTGCCGATATGACCATCAAGCCGCTTGATGCGTTCTGGATCTATTCAACCAAGAAGGATGCACTAAACCTATACTTTGCTGATGATGCACTGCAGATTCCGCAGACTAAAAAACTGGTCAAAGGATGGAACACCTTTGGTGTTACTAACCTCAACACAATATCAGCATACAACACCCTTCTGTCGATCAGGGATAAGTGGGTATATGTTATCGGATATGACTCTGCATCCCAGAGATTCCAGAATACGATTATGAATGTCCCAGACAGTTCCCAGGGATCACTCTATCCGGGATATGGATACTGGATCTACATGAGTGATGATGGAGATCTGGCTGCAGCAGGTATCTGA
- a CDS encoding UbiD family decarboxylase, with the protein MRTCIDLMRNKGLVIDIHEPVSSEFEAPKRSFGTDKLLFFHNLDGKKAVMNVTASREALALALGVSADKMVPHLAACRYDGRVVEDGTISCLKPDLDQIPIMKHYPLDAGRYVCAGVVFSRYNGVENASVHRMLQSGKDKLVARLVEGRHTHTMLKQALADGTELPVAIAIGLHPLVMFASCSRVPVGMEMPFAAELLGGEIKVKTLSNGVRVPDAEIILEGFIGSETAKEGPFVDITGTYDPVRTQPVIRITGMYMKPDPIYHGILPGGDEHKILMGAPYEPLIYKAVAGVTGVTDVVLTKGGCGYLHAVVQIRKRTQGDGKNAILAAFAAHTSLKHVVIVDEDINPSDPLDVEYAIATRVRADTDTIIISGIRGSSLDPTRIGDGLNVKMGIDATMEMGREDEFIRATWEQ; encoded by the coding sequence ATGAGAACCTGTATTGATCTGATGAGGAACAAAGGCCTGGTCATTGACATTCATGAACCTGTCTCCTCTGAGTTTGAAGCACCGAAGCGATCGTTTGGAACAGACAAACTTCTTTTCTTCCACAATCTTGACGGAAAGAAGGCAGTGATGAATGTCACCGCAAGCAGAGAGGCCCTTGCCCTGGCTCTCGGGGTGAGTGCCGATAAGATGGTTCCCCATCTGGCAGCCTGCCGGTATGATGGAAGAGTTGTTGAAGACGGGACCATCTCATGCTTAAAACCGGATCTTGACCAGATCCCAATCATGAAGCATTACCCTCTGGATGCAGGAAGGTACGTCTGTGCAGGAGTGGTCTTCTCCCGGTACAACGGGGTAGAAAATGCATCAGTACACCGGATGCTTCAGTCCGGGAAAGACAAACTGGTTGCACGGCTTGTTGAGGGAAGGCATACCCACACTATGCTGAAGCAGGCCCTGGCAGACGGAACGGAGCTTCCGGTTGCGATTGCGATAGGACTCCATCCCCTGGTTATGTTTGCAAGCTGCAGCAGGGTCCCGGTCGGGATGGAAATGCCTTTTGCTGCAGAACTACTCGGTGGTGAGATTAAAGTAAAGACTCTCAGTAACGGAGTCCGTGTTCCTGATGCAGAGATCATCCTTGAAGGGTTCATCGGCAGCGAGACTGCTAAGGAGGGACCGTTTGTTGACATCACCGGAACCTATGATCCGGTCCGGACCCAGCCGGTGATCAGGATCACCGGGATGTACATGAAACCTGATCCGATCTACCACGGGATTCTTCCCGGTGGTGATGAACATAAAATCCTGATGGGTGCTCCATATGAACCACTGATCTATAAAGCTGTAGCAGGAGTGACCGGAGTTACCGATGTGGTGCTTACAAAAGGTGGCTGCGGATACCTTCATGCAGTTGTCCAGATCAGAAAACGAACCCAGGGAGACGGGAAGAATGCAATACTGGCAGCTTTTGCGGCACATACATCACTCAAGCATGTGGTCATCGTAGACGAGGATATCAACCCGTCTGATCCTCTGGATGTTGAGTATGCCATTGCAACCCGGGTGAGGGCTGATACTGATACAATTATAATCTCAGGTATCAGGGGTTCTTCACTTGACCCGACAAGGATTGGCGACGGTCTCAATGTCAAGATGGGAATTGACGCCACCATGGAGATGGGCAGGGAAGATGAGTTTATCAGGGCAACCTGGGAGCAGTAA